From Armatimonadota bacterium, a single genomic window includes:
- a CDS encoding DASS family sodium-coupled anion symporter, with the protein MEDQGGSMTRLKLAVSLAASAASWWLLRGLPGNQAPVAAVFVLTVTLWVSEALPLTATALLSTALLVFVGGIDEKKAFAAYGDTIVPLFVGSFILAKAMEITGLSNRFSWLILTQKWATRSPSSLLLAMGFIGCAISLFVSNTATTAMLLPIGVSMLSALGAGTDEIPFATAMMLMLTWGSSVAVGLPVGTPPNLIGIGMIQETAGVTITFMQWVAFAMPITLAMILAAWVVLWVLYRRNAPSIAHARPLALERYRELGRMGPAERNVLITFLIVLALWMIPDLSSAATELAQGKAAPWTKWLQGHLTPAVAALLGVALLFILPARDTGHGRTITWKQAASIDWGVIMLFGGGIALGQAMFSSGLAKTFGQTAADLTGAHSLWAITALCIAAAIILSELGSNTAAATTLVPVAIAIANGAGVSPIPPALGVALGASFGFILPVSTAPNAIVYSSGLVPAKQMMRSGALIDVVGFVVTLGCLYLILPAMGLAK; encoded by the coding sequence ATGGAAGACCAGGGCGGTTCGATGACGCGCCTCAAGCTCGCAGTGTCCCTTGCCGCTTCTGCGGCTTCCTGGTGGCTGCTCCGTGGGCTACCGGGCAACCAGGCGCCGGTGGCGGCGGTCTTTGTCCTCACGGTCACGCTATGGGTTAGCGAGGCGTTGCCGCTCACCGCCACAGCCCTGCTCAGCACCGCGCTTCTCGTCTTTGTTGGCGGGATCGATGAAAAGAAGGCATTTGCCGCCTACGGCGACACCATCGTTCCCCTTTTCGTCGGCAGCTTCATCCTTGCCAAGGCCATGGAGATCACCGGCCTCTCCAACCGCTTCTCCTGGCTCATCCTGACCCAGAAGTGGGCGACGCGCTCACCGTCATCACTGCTTTTGGCGATGGGGTTCATCGGCTGCGCCATCTCGCTGTTCGTCTCCAACACCGCCACGACCGCCATGCTGCTTCCGATCGGGGTCAGCATGTTGTCCGCGCTGGGAGCGGGTACCGACGAAATCCCGTTCGCGACGGCCATGATGCTCATGCTCACCTGGGGATCGAGCGTGGCTGTTGGGCTACCCGTCGGAACTCCGCCGAACCTAATCGGCATCGGTATGATCCAGGAGACCGCCGGTGTAACGATCACTTTCATGCAATGGGTCGCGTTTGCGATGCCCATCACCTTGGCGATGATTTTGGCCGCTTGGGTCGTGCTCTGGGTCCTCTACCGAAGGAATGCGCCGAGCATCGCCCACGCGCGCCCGCTGGCCCTTGAACGCTACCGCGAACTTGGAAGGATGGGCCCCGCCGAACGAAACGTGCTGATCACCTTCCTCATCGTGCTCGCGCTGTGGATGATCCCAGACCTCTCTTCGGCCGCTACCGAATTGGCGCAAGGAAAGGCCGCGCCCTGGACCAAGTGGCTCCAGGGCCATCTGACGCCCGCCGTGGCCGCTCTTTTGGGCGTTGCGCTGCTGTTCATCCTTCCGGCGCGCGACACGGGCCACGGCCGAACCATCACCTGGAAACAAGCTGCCAGTATCGACTGGGGCGTGATCATGCTTTTTGGGGGCGGCATCGCATTGGGGCAGGCGATGTTCTCCTCTGGGCTCGCCAAGACCTTCGGCCAGACAGCCGCAGACCTGACGGGAGCCCATTCGCTTTGGGCCATTACCGCCCTCTGCATCGCGGCGGCGATCATCCTGAGCGAGCTTGGAAGCAATACAGCGGCGGCCACGACCCTCGTGCCGGTCGCCATTGCCATCGCGAACGGCGCCGGTGTCTCGCCGATTCCTCCGGCACTGGGTGTGGCTCTGGGCGCGAGCTTCGGTTTCATTCTGCCGGTTTCGACCGCGCCAAACGCGATCGTGTATTCGAGCGGATTGGTTCCTGCCAAACAGATGATGCGGTCCGGCGCCCTGATCGACGTCGTCGGCTTCGTCGTCACGCTGGGGTGCCTGTATCTGATCTTGCCGGCAATGGGCCTGGCGAAGTGA
- a CDS encoding beta-ureidopropionase gives MPFTLACAQLAPQKAKLDANIERIADFTVQASQGGADLVLFPESAVSGYYLEGGVLENALEAEDLCTRLDRATQGRLSQPTDILVGYYEKAGGGLYNSALYVELQPNGAKAVHNYRKFFLPTYGLFDEERFVSRGHKLGVFDTRLGRFGVLICEDVWHSLLSTLCAVQGAQAILVPSASPGRGFHGSEPENHARYRRMLRAISEEHGLFTANVQLTGFEGGKGFVGGSMVFDPMGNPIAESPLIEEHLLMAKIDPDLQAIARSATPLLADLRTAWADISRMVQEVE, from the coding sequence ATGCCGTTCACGCTCGCTTGCGCCCAGCTTGCGCCCCAAAAGGCCAAACTTGACGCCAATATCGAGCGCATCGCCGACTTCACGGTGCAAGCTTCCCAGGGGGGCGCCGATCTGGTTCTCTTTCCTGAGTCAGCGGTCTCTGGCTACTACCTCGAGGGTGGCGTGCTCGAAAACGCCCTCGAAGCCGAGGACCTCTGCACCCGCCTGGACCGCGCCACGCAAGGGCGGCTGAGCCAACCGACAGACATTCTTGTCGGTTACTACGAGAAGGCGGGAGGCGGACTCTACAACAGCGCCCTCTATGTGGAATTGCAGCCAAACGGCGCCAAGGCCGTTCACAACTACCGAAAGTTTTTCTTGCCGACGTATGGTCTCTTCGACGAGGAGCGGTTCGTTTCGCGCGGCCACAAGCTCGGGGTGTTCGACACGCGGCTGGGGCGCTTTGGCGTGCTCATCTGCGAGGACGTGTGGCACTCTCTGCTCTCGACCCTTTGCGCGGTGCAGGGCGCTCAGGCCATCTTGGTTCCGAGCGCTTCTCCTGGACGGGGCTTCCACGGGTCGGAACCAGAGAACCACGCGCGCTACCGCCGCATGTTGAGGGCCATCTCCGAGGAGCACGGCCTGTTCACCGCAAACGTTCAATTGACTGGCTTCGAAGGCGGGAAGGGCTTCGTCGGCGGCAGCATGGTTTTCGATCCCATGGGCAACCCGATCGCCGAAAGTCCGCTCATCGAGGAGCACCTGCTGATGGCGAAGATTGATCCCGATCTACAGGCCATAGCCAGGAGCGCCACGCCGCTGCTTGCCGATCTGAGAACGGCTTGGGCGGACATATCCAGGATGGTTCAGGAGGTCGAGTAG
- a CDS encoding GxxExxY protein, which produces MSNLPRTENEVATIIVDCAFRVHEAFGPGLLESAYEALLEQELRRRGLFVQRQHPIPLMYGDVKLPEGYRADLIVERIVIVEVKSVEEIAPVHFKQLLTYLKVADKRLGLLINFNVPLIKDGIKRVINGKLR; this is translated from the coding sequence CGCGGACTGAGAACGAGGTGGCGACCATCATCGTGGATTGCGCCTTTCGGGTCCACGAGGCATTCGGTCCCGGGTTGCTTGAGTCGGCCTATGAGGCGTTGCTCGAACAGGAACTTCGTCGTCGTGGCTTGTTCGTACAGCGGCAGCATCCCATTCCCCTCATGTACGGCGATGTGAAGTTGCCTGAGGGCTATCGAGCCGACTTGATTGTCGAGCGCATCGTCATTGTGGAAGTGAAATCGGTCGAGGAGATAGCGCCCGTTCACTTCAAACAGCTTCTCACCTATCTCAAGGTCGCCGACAAGCGACTCGGACTTCTGATCAATTTCAACGTGCCACTAATCAAAGATGGCATCAAGCGAGTCATCAACGGAAAGCTCCGCTGA